A stretch of Lathyrus oleraceus cultivar Zhongwan6 chromosome 6, CAAS_Psat_ZW6_1.0, whole genome shotgun sequence DNA encodes these proteins:
- the LOC127096922 gene encoding F-box only protein 8-like, translated as MDYQQKLSLRFNKWSDSKVSRKYIDDDVAFHVLSKLPVKSLKRFGCVRKSWSILFENSHFINMFRNHFISHSNSDDHRTYLLIFKRDCADRYHPELNLLDSRIKLTLPPPFQEDDFYLNILGKTSVSGVFCIGTKDVRRDSNKVKYVLWNPAIEEFVVIPPSPDELVPKHPRLGVFHDFHGFGYDQVRDDFKVIQYVTFDSSSCNDYDPDSPPPQGIMYFSFFEIYSLRNNSWKILHMDDMAQWCVGNPFNGEELYMNGACHWLVKGKHDQIFMMSFDMSHEVFFRTPIDERSDLDDGYLTGLNGSIACITNHDKNNIFHISILGELGVKESWIKLFICGPMPSIDWPQLDLTDTFSLEK; from the coding sequence ATGGATTATCAGCAGAAGCTATCACTGCGGTTTAACAAGTGGTCTGATTCAAAGGTTAGCAGAAAGTATATTGACGATGATGTTGCCTTCCATGTTCTTTCGAAACTCCCCGTTAAATCATTGAAGCGTTTTGGTTGCGTACGCAAATCATGGTCCATTTTATTTGAAAATTCTCATTTCATCAATATGTTCCGCAACCACTTCATATCTCATAGCAATTCCGACGATCATCGTACATATCTCCTCATATTTAAACGTGATTGTGCTGATCGTTACCATCCTGAATTGAATTTGCTCGATAGTAGAATCAAATTAACTTTGCCACCTCCATTTCAAGAGGATGACTTTTATCTTAATATTTTGGGAAAAACAAGTGTTAGCGGTGTTTTTTGTATCGGGACAAAGGATGTAAGGAGAGATTCTAATAAGGTCAAATATGTATTGTGGAACCCAGCTATCGAAGAATTCGTTGTCATTCCTCCTAGCCCCGATGAGCTTGTACCAAAACACCCTCGCCTTGGCGTGTTTCATGACTTTCATGGGTTTGGTTATGACCAAGTAAGAGATGACTTTAAGGTGATTCAATATGTAACGTTTGATAGCTCAAGTTGTAATGACTATGATCCTGATTCTCCTCCACCACAAGGTATAATGTATTTCTCCTTTTTTGAGATATATAGTCTAAGAAATAATTCTTGGAAGATACTCCACATGGATGATATGGCTCAATGGTGTGTTGGTAACCCATTTAATGGGGAGGAATTGTACATGAATGGTGCATGTCATTGGTTGGTTAAGGGTAAACATGATCAAATATTTATGATGTCATTTGACATGAGTCATGAGGTGTTCTTTAGAACGCCCATTGATGAAAGATCTGATTTGGATGATGGATACTTGACGGGGTTAAATGGATCAATTGCTTGTATCACAAATCATGACAAGAATAATATTTTTCACATATCTATTCTGGGTGAACTCGGTGTGAAAGAATCATGGATCAAACTATTTATTTGTGGCCCCATGCCTTCCATTGACTGGCCCCAATTGGATTTGACGGATACATTTTCTTTAGAAAAATAG